The following proteins come from a genomic window of Fusobacterium simiae:
- a CDS encoding DegT/DnrJ/EryC1/StrS family aminotransferase, with protein MKIPLLNLKRQYSYLKKDIENVISEILEGGAYINGPQTKKFEKRMEEYLGVKHAIGVGNGTDALVIALETLGIGKGDEVITSPFTFFATAEAISVVGAKPVFVDVKLEDFNIDETKIEKAITSKTKAIIPVHIFGTPANMDKINEIAKKNNLYVIEDACQAIGARYKNKMVGTLSDIACFSFFPTKNLGTYGDGGLITTNNDNFATICRALKAHGSGENGEKAYNFLNNIKEEVKVDNQVDDTVYNPKKYYNYLIGHNSRLDELHAGILNVKLNYLDEWNNKRNEIAKYYDKKLDDKKYKKMKLSKDDFNVYHMYIIQTENRNELSKKLDEAEIGYGVYYPVPLHLQKVYKSLGYKEGDLPNAEYLSKRTLAIPVDPELTEEEKEYIINFLNNLEL; from the coding sequence ATGAAAATACCATTACTAAATTTAAAAAGACAATATAGTTATTTAAAAAAAGATATTGAAAATGTTATTTCTGAAATTTTAGAGGGAGGAGCGTATATAAATGGACCTCAAACTAAGAAATTTGAAAAGAGAATGGAAGAATATTTAGGTGTAAAACATGCTATAGGAGTAGGGAATGGTACAGATGCACTAGTTATAGCTTTAGAGACACTTGGAATAGGTAAAGGAGATGAAGTTATTACAAGCCCTTTTACATTTTTTGCAACAGCTGAAGCTATATCAGTAGTTGGTGCTAAACCAGTTTTTGTAGATGTAAAATTAGAAGATTTTAATATTGATGAAACTAAAATAGAAAAAGCTATAACATCTAAAACAAAAGCTATTATACCTGTTCATATTTTTGGAACGCCTGCAAATATGGATAAAATAAATGAAATAGCAAAGAAAAATAATCTATATGTTATAGAAGATGCCTGTCAAGCAATTGGTGCAAGATATAAAAATAAAATGGTAGGAACACTTTCTGATATAGCTTGCTTTTCATTTTTTCCTACAAAAAATTTAGGAACTTATGGTGATGGAGGATTAATAACTACAAATAATGATAATTTTGCAACTATTTGTAGAGCATTAAAAGCTCATGGAAGTGGTGAAAATGGAGAAAAGGCATATAATTTCTTAAATAATATAAAGGAAGAAGTAAAAGTAGATAACCAAGTAGATGATACAGTTTATAATCCAAAAAAGTATTATAATTATTTGATAGGACATAATTCAAGACTAGATGAATTGCATGCAGGAATACTTAATGTAAAATTAAATTATTTAGATGAATGGAATAATAAAAGAAATGAAATAGCAAAATATTATGATAAAAAATTAGATGATAAAAAATATAAAAAAATGAAATTAAGTAAAGATGATTTTAATGTTTATCATATGTATATTATTCAAACTGAAAATAGAAATGAATTAAGTAAAAAATTAGATGAAGCAGAAATTGGTTATGGTGTATATTATCCAGTGCCTTTACATTTACAAAAAGTATATAAAAGTTTAGGATATAAAGAAGGGGATTTACCAAATGCAGAATATTTATCTAAGAGAACACTTGCAATCCCTGTTGATCCTGAATTAACTGAAGAAGAAAAAGAATATATTATAAATTTCTTAAATAATTTAGAATTATAG
- a CDS encoding UDP-3-O-(3-hydroxymyristoyl)glucosamine N-acyltransferase: MRLSELDFGKLEKEGEFDWLGLTAEDYKGKKVLTFLNDEKYYKEIENNKSITCIVTTEEVAKKIEKDKYGIILSKNPRKAFFELHNKLVQEDFYFTKKENRISEKAIISEKANIGKYNIIIEDNVIIEAGVTIYENVTIKKDSIIRSGTTIGGNGFEFSRFEDEVLSIAFAGDVLIEENVEIQNNTCVDRGVFDRTYLGKNVKVDNLVHIAHDVKIGDNTLVVACTLIGGRTKIGKNSYLGPNCTIKNGLILGENSKVSMGAVVTKNVKDNEVVTGNFAIPHEQFIKNLKKM; encoded by the coding sequence ATGAGATTATCAGAATTAGATTTTGGTAAATTAGAAAAAGAAGGAGAGTTTGATTGGTTAGGGCTAACAGCTGAGGACTATAAAGGAAAAAAAGTTTTAACTTTTCTTAATGATGAAAAATACTATAAAGAAATTGAGAATAATAAATCTATTACTTGTATAGTTACAACAGAAGAAGTTGCTAAAAAAATAGAAAAAGATAAATATGGCATTATACTAAGTAAAAACCCAAGAAAAGCCTTTTTTGAATTACATAATAAATTAGTGCAAGAAGATTTTTATTTTACTAAAAAAGAGAATAGGATTTCAGAAAAAGCAATAATTTCAGAAAAAGCAAATATTGGAAAATACAATATAATTATAGAGGATAATGTTATTATTGAAGCAGGAGTAACAATATATGAAAATGTTACTATAAAGAAAGATTCTATAATACGTTCTGGAACAACAATAGGTGGGAATGGATTTGAATTTTCAAGATTTGAAGATGAGGTACTATCAATAGCATTTGCTGGAGATGTTTTAATAGAAGAAAATGTTGAAATTCAAAATAATACATGTGTTGATAGAGGAGTGTTTGATAGAACTTATCTAGGAAAAAATGTAAAAGTCGATAATTTAGTGCATATAGCCCATGATGTAAAAATTGGAGATAATACTCTTGTTGTAGCATGTACTCTTATAGGTGGAAGAACAAAAATAGGTAAAAATTCATATTTAGGACCTAATTGTACCATTAAAAATGGATTAATTTTAGGAGAAAATTCAAAAGTTAGTATGGGGGCAGTAGTAACTAAGAATGTAAAAGATAATGAAGTAGTAACTGGTAATTTTGCTATTCCACATGAACAATTTATAAAAAATTTAAAAAAGATGTAG
- a CDS encoding glycosyltransferase family 4 protein, producing MINILLINQYSYPPGRSNWRRHFDLFKNFSKEDYNIDVICGSFVHDRKEKILDKDEKYRLIGSEGIKYHVLSGISYKSKIVRMLSMIQFFFKVLFFSKKIEKKPDIVYASSPHPFNGLAGMRLAKKYKCPFVLEIRDLWPETWVAMGATTRKSILYKVFAYIEKVLYKNANKIITLTANKDYYTSIGIDEKKVEIISNGVDLEKYDSLVGENSPIKLSENKFNILYTGAHGTANCLEVILEVAKQIEENDDIIFNFIGEGEKKSELIEKVKKYNLKNVIFYPPINKNYIPSTLKKGDVMIVVAKNTTLYKYGISFNKLYEYFASSKPIIFSGNVANDMVKEASAGISVEAENIEKIKEAVLSLYRMAKEEREILGKNGRKYVEENYDTKVLSKKVEKIILDLLEDKNV from the coding sequence ATGATTAATATTTTATTAATAAATCAGTATAGCTATCCCCCTGGAAGAAGTAATTGGAGAAGGCATTTTGATTTATTTAAAAATTTTTCAAAAGAAGATTATAATATTGATGTAATATGTGGGTCTTTTGTGCATGACAGAAAAGAAAAGATTTTAGATAAAGATGAGAAATATAGATTAATAGGTAGTGAAGGGATAAAATATCATGTTTTATCTGGAATTTCATATAAAAGTAAAATAGTAAGAATGTTATCAATGATTCAATTTTTTTTCAAAGTTTTATTTTTTTCAAAAAAAATAGAAAAAAAACCAGATATAGTATATGCTTCAAGTCCTCATCCTTTTAATGGATTAGCAGGAATGAGATTAGCTAAAAAATATAAATGTCCTTTTGTCTTAGAAATTAGAGATTTATGGCCAGAAACATGGGTAGCAATGGGAGCTACAACTAGAAAAAGTATTTTATATAAAGTATTTGCCTATATAGAAAAAGTTTTATATAAAAATGCAAATAAGATAATTACATTAACTGCAAATAAAGATTATTACACTTCAATAGGAATAGATGAAAAAAAAGTAGAAATAATATCAAATGGAGTAGATTTAGAAAAATATGATAGCCTAGTGGGTGAAAACAGCCCTATAAAACTTTCAGAAAATAAATTTAATATATTATATACTGGAGCACATGGAACGGCAAATTGTTTAGAAGTAATTTTAGAAGTAGCAAAGCAAATAGAAGAAAATGATGATATAATTTTTAATTTTATAGGTGAAGGGGAAAAAAAATCAGAACTTATTGAAAAAGTTAAAAAATACAATTTAAAAAATGTTATATTCTATCCTCCTATAAACAAGAATTATATTCCAAGTACTTTAAAAAAAGGTGATGTAATGATTGTTGTAGCAAAAAATACAACTTTATATAAATATGGAATTAGCTTTAATAAATTGTATGAGTATTTTGCATCATCTAAACCAATAATATTTTCAGGGAATGTTGCAAATGATATGGTAAAAGAAGCTAGTGCTGGGATTTCTGTAGAAGCAGAGAATATTGAAAAAATAAAAGAAGCTGTACTATCTCTATATAGAATGGCTAAAGAAGAAAGAGAAATTTTAGGGAAAAATGGAAGAAAGTATGTAGAAGAAAATTATGATACTAAAGTCTTATCTAAAAAAGTTGAAAAAATAATTTTAGATTTATTGGAGGACAAAAATGTATAA